In the Lentimicrobiaceae bacterium genome, TCTTTTTTCCCAATCTTCAGCTTTATCATTCCAAGCTTTTTGAAGATATTGTACGCTCAGTTTCATTGGTGTTAGTGGATTCTTTATTTCATGTGCAACTTGTTTTGCCATTTCCTGCCAGGCATCCTCTCTTTCACTTTTAGCTAGTAACTTTGCACTGGTTTCTAATTTATCAATCATTTTATTATATTCCTCAACAAGACTTCCGATTTCGTCCTTAGGGTTCCTCCATTCAATATGTTCGTTTTGTTTTCCAAGTTTTATCTTGCTTAATTTTTCAATAATTAGGCGTAATGGCATTGTGATATGATTAATAACAATTAATGCAATCGTTATTGCCAGTACGATTATTATAATGTAAATGTTAATATATGATACAAGAAAGCTCGATATTTCTTGCTTATATTCTTCTTCTTTTGCAAAATTGGGTAAGTTTAAATATCCAATTATTTTATTTTGATAATTTCTAAAAGGGCAGTAGGCAGATAAAAATTTATAATTTCCGATATATTCATTTTGTACAAATAATGATTTTTTATTATTAACAAGTAATTTATATGCGTTTTCATTTATTATTTCAGATTGTAGCTTTTTTGCAAATATCTCTTTTCTTGAAGTAGCGATAAGCTGTCCATTTAAATTATACAAATTAATATCAGAAAAATATATATAAGATAATTTTACAAGTAAATCATTTAAATCTTGCGTTGTTTCCTTATTAAAATTAACTTTTGTAGTTAATTTATTTTCAATTTCAATTAAAACCGAATGTGTTTTTTCTCTTAAATTATCTTTATTCTTATCTGTATTTAAATCTGTAATATATTTTAATGAAGATATTCCGATTACCATAAAGGAAACAACGATTATACTAATAATAGATATTTGTATCTTGTCACCAAAACCTAAAGCAAGATATTTCTTTTTAAAAATGAAAATGTCTGCCAATTTCCATATTACTAACAATAAACAATAAATAATAAATAAATATGAGAAAGAAGCAATGTTTTCGATTGAACTTAAGCTCTTCTTACTGATAATGATACTTCTTTCTTGGTTTATTCTATAAAGTAAGTGATTGTATTCATTTTGATTAAAGTATGTAATCTGTTCTTTAGCTATAACATTATCTGTAAGTTTCGATCTGTAATAATACTTCCCAACATTTTTTGTTAATTCATTATTTATATAAAACGCATAGGAATAACCAGATAAATCAGGATGTTTTTCTGATTTACCACTTAAAAGTAATTCTGGATACCCCAATCCTCTTGGAATAAATTTCGAATTGAATTCGATATATAATGTAATGCTTTTCTTTTTACCATTGATTGGAATTACAGATAAATAATTAACCTCATCTGTTCCATTATTTATGAAATATATTTTCTCATTTAATGTTTTTTCTCCATTCTCATTTATTATTTTGTTAAAATAAGTATTACATCCTAAAACAACATTATCCGGTTGGATAGAAAGAAGTTTATTGCTATCACATATGGTTATATTAAAGTTATATTTTGCCAATAATCCATTTAAATATTTACTATTTATATAGTTGCAAATTGTTGATTCACCATTTTGATTATTCTGGTTTTTTGACACTATATTGTATAATATATCATCTTTTTCTATTTCTTCTATCGTTTTATCAAACAAATATTCTGCATATCTGTCCCTTTGATAACATATTTTTTCCGCTATTAATCTTCTCTTTCCTTTTTCCTTAAAATTATTCTCATTTTGCAGGTTAAACGAGGATATAAAGGCAAATATTAATACAATAAATATTAATTTGAAAGTATTTAAATGTTTCAATTTTGTTTTTTCAAATAAATAAAATACTATATAGAATAACAATAATGATAGTGCATTGACAACAATGGCTTTATTATCCAAATTAAGATATAAAAGAATAGAAACAAATAAAATAACCAAAATGGAATAATACCATTTATTTTTTTTATATACAATAATTCTATTTAATATTTTAAAAATCACATAAAAAGAATATACTGTTAACGCGATTATTATCAATCCAATAAAACTATAAATATCTAAGCTAAAAATATTATTAAAATCCAAAGAAAATGAAGAATCAATAACAAGTCTTTTAATTAATTCAATAATTCCTACATATAAAAAAGATGTAATAGTAATGAAACCCAATATAATTACAGAAGTTATTATCTTGCTCCTCGTTTTAAAAAGTAATAAATAATTCCGCTTAATAAATAATACTATAATTAATAATGTGATTATGTGAAGTAATGTATCTCCAAGTGAAAAAAGAAAATTGGAAGAAGCAAATAATATTGGACTGAAAATATCTGAACTGAAAACACAGGTTGGGAACCTGAAATATCCAACAACCCATCTTATAAGTAAAATATCTACTAAAAAAGAAAGTATAAAAAGATGAGGATATGGGAATTGTGGTCGTATCCGTTCATACAATACTCGTAAAAACGAAAGAAAGAAAATGTATGAAATTATAAATAATAAAGCTAATATAGATACTATTTGGGTAGGCATTTTAACTGCAATAGTTAACGGGATAGAAAACAGATATTCATTATTATAAGAGTATATTGCATTTGATTTTT is a window encoding:
- a CDS encoding ATP-binding protein, whose translation is MKQNQQREVYRNAIEKTLHKKEKAADGILSELIKNSEKDPKAYFSENRFEQVFEKKGLAIIIYKKDTLKYWSTNVPSIVYVKNPNYFREKVEILNNGWYEIRSRKVKDIEYYVLILIKYNYQENNEYLKNKFERAFLIPEEIDIVKEKSNAIYSYNNEYLFSIPLTIAVKMPTQIVSILALLFIISYIFFLSFLRVLYERIRPQFPYPHLFILSFLVDILLIRWVVGYFRFPTCVFSSDIFSPILFASSNFLFSLGDTLLHIITLLIIVLFIKRNYLLLFKTRSKIITSVIILGFITITSFLYVGIIELIKRLVIDSSFSLDFNNIFSLDIYSFIGLIIIALTVYSFYVIFKILNRIIVYKKNKWYYSILVILFVSILLYLNLDNKAIVVNALSLLLFYIVFYLFEKTKLKHLNTFKLIFIVLIFAFISSFNLQNENNFKEKGKRRLIAEKICYQRDRYAEYLFDKTIEEIEKDDILYNIVSKNQNNQNGESTICNYINSKYLNGLLAKYNFNITICDSNKLLSIQPDNVVLGCNTYFNKIINENGEKTLNEKIYFINNGTDEVNYLSVIPINGKKKSITLYIEFNSKFIPRGLGYPELLLSGKSEKHPDLSGYSYAFYINNELTKNVGKYYYRSKLTDNVIAKEQITYFNQNEYNHLLYRINQERSIIISKKSLSSIENIASFSYLFIIYCLLLVIWKLADIFIFKKKYLALGFGDKIQISIISIIVVSFMVIGISSLKYITDLNTDKNKDNLREKTHSVLIEIENKLTTKVNFNKETTQDLNDLLVKLSYIYFSDINLYNLNGQLIATSRKEIFAKKLQSEIINENAYKLLVNNKKSLFVQNEYIGNYKFLSAYCPFRNYQNKIIGYLNLPNFAKEEEYKQEISSFLVSYINIYIIIIVLAITIALIVINHITMPLRLIIEKLSKIKLGKQNEHIEWRNPKDEIGSLVEEYNKMIDKLETSAKLLAKSEREDAWQEMAKQVAHEIKNPLTPMKLSVQYLQKAWNDKAEDWEKRLLTFTQTLTEQIDALSDIASAFSDFAQMPQGKKEKIEITDVISNVVNLYKNTSNNIEIVFEQVQPIYVFADKKQLNRVFVNLIKNSIQAIGYNEKGKIDIQIKLLNKKVFIMVSDNGHGIRDDQMGKIFSPNFTTKSGGMGLGLAIVKNIITETGGEITFKSTQEKGTTFTIVLPEINF